One Amaranthus tricolor cultivar Red isolate AtriRed21 chromosome 10, ASM2621246v1, whole genome shotgun sequence genomic window carries:
- the LOC130825530 gene encoding probable trehalose-phosphate phosphatase 2 has translation MIKNKLIKVSNALGFLRYSSNPQTPALNIRNERSSMVRPEPCDQNPTTPNAVDTNYEEWLSDHPSALNSFQKMMSIAKGKNVVMFLDYDGTLSPIVDDPELAFMSDKMRSAVSEVAKHFPTAIISGRSRDKVYDFVKLNDIYYAGSHGMDIMTPPGKHKSSDGKYQTTLAVDKKGNEANIFQPAQEFLPEILEIFNELEEETKAIQGVTVEDNRFCISVHLRRAKVEDHSLVKEKVKSIVAKHSGFHLTTGRKVLEVRPPIKWNKGNALEYLLDTLGFSESSDVVPIYIGDDATDEDAFKVIQKRGQGFPIIVSLKPKQTAASYSLRDPSEVLTFLLRLSKWPRNSS, from the exons ATGATCAAAAACAAGCTGATCAAGGTGTCGAATGCGCTAGGATTCTTGAGATACTCATCCAACCCGCAAACTCCTGCATTGAATATAAGGAATGAAAGGAGTAGCATGGTGAGACCTGAACCATGTGATCAGAACCCGACAACACCAAATGCTGTCGATACTAACTATGAAGAGTGGTTG agTGATCATCCTTCGGCTTTGAACTCATTCCAAAAAATGATGAGCATCGCAAAGGGCAAGAATGTCGTCATGTTTCTAGATTATGACGGCACACTCTCCCCTATTGTTGATGATCCCGAGTTAGCCTTCATGTCCGATAAG ATGAGATCAGCAGTGTCTGAAGTAGCCAAGCATTTTCCGACAGCAATAATTAGTGGCAGGAGTCGAGATAAG GTGTATGATTTCGTAAAGTTGAACGATATCTATTATGCCGGAAGTCATGGTATGGATATCATGACTCCACCCGGGAAGCACAAGTCTAGTGACGGCAAGTATCAGACTACTCTAGCTGTTGATAAAAAG GGTAATGAGGCTAACATCTTTCAACCTGCTCAAGAATTCTTGCCTGAAATTCTTGAG ATATTTAATGAGTTAGAAGAAGAAACTAAGGCAATACAAGGAGTCACCGTAGAGGACAATAGATTCTGCATCTCAGTTCACCTTCGTAGGGCAAAAGTAGAG GATCATTCTCTGGTTAAAGAGAAAGTTAAGTCAATAGTGGCAAAACATAGTGGCTTTCACCTAACTACAGGTAGAAAG GTTTTGGAGGTAAGACCACCTATAAAATGGAACAAAGGTAATGCCCTTGAATATTTgttggacactcttggatttTCTGAATCAAGTGATGTCGTTCCTATCTACATTGGAGATGATGCAACTGATGAAGATGCcttcaag GTTATACAAAAAAGAGGGCAAGGATTTCCGATAATAGTATCATTAAAACCGAAACAAACAGCAGCTTCGTACTCTCTGCGCGATCCATCAGAAGTACTAACGTTCCTGTTAAGATTATCAAAATGGCCAAGAAATTCTTCTTAG